Part of the Phycodurus eques isolate BA_2022a chromosome 3, UOR_Pequ_1.1, whole genome shotgun sequence genome, AACATGATTCTGGACATCATaacatgtttctgtttttttttttttaaacaagagcTGCATCTACTTTGACAATCATGAGCCCGCCCCCAAAGTAGGTGATAAGAATTTGCCACCGTAAATATTCGGAACAggttaacatttacaattgtctgCCCTAAATGTTCACTCAGCAGACTTGGGAGGGAAAAATCACTTAACAAACACCACAGGGTAATCGCTCATGATAATCTTGTATACATCGGCAATCACGAATTTGCTGACTTTGGTCAAGGCAAGGAAAAAACTTCATCTTCACTCAGACGTGGTCCACCCTTGGTTCGTCGTGTCCAAGTCCCGTGCTAGGCAAACAATATTTGTGCTGCATTAGACATGACatcagccctttttttttttgggaagcgGGGAAGTAGAGGGAGGTGACTGATGATTCATCACCAAGCATGACTCATGATTACAAAGCAACAAGCCCAGACTCGTTTGTGTCGAGGAAAGGTCACAATATGAATGGCCTGAAGGTGGCGCTGTAAGTCTAGCTATCACTTCTGCACAAAGGAACACAGTCCATCAGACTAaaggtgcttttttttaaatcaagatgcatttaagacaaaaaaaatataagagaAACTGCACGTCTtacttgaaaatatttgtagtGTAGGAATATTTTTGTCCTCAAGGGccacttttaattttaatacGAAAGATAGGCCAGGTCTTTGGCACATAAGGTTAGTTTGTTGTTTGTAATTCATGTAATGAGtgttaattaaatttaaaagtgaaatatttgtttttgtttatttgaattaATGCAGAcatatgggcaaaaaaaaaagttttatgctGGACTACTGTGTTCAAACAAAGTGAAGGCTAAAAGGCAATAGAGGAGGTGGGGGCTCTTTGtattgtcccccccccaaaaaatacaatgaataaagCCCCCGTGGATAAACGACACTAATTAAGCTAATAGCTAGCTAAAAAAAAGTGAcgtgtggcattttttttttttttttttttttttttttgccctcgaCAAACATGTCGTGATGCGGAAGTCTAGCCTCAACCCGGAAATGAGCGTCTGGAAGAGTTGATTTCCGCGACCAGACAGGCAGTGCACACGTAAGTCGAATACACTTTCGAGCAAGCCACAATGTTTGCTGGAGCCAAATGAAAGTGTTGGGTTCCagggtggattttttttttaaatagttgctATTTATAGTCTGTTAATTCCCCTAGCTGGGAAAGTCCTGCTCTTTGGAGAAGGTTGCACAGAGTTTGCACCTCTGAACCTTTCCCTGCGTTATCCCATGCATTCAAAATCTCAACAACAAGTCTTGGGAAAAGATCACTCTTTGCATAACAGTTATCTAACCTCCaccttaaagaaaacatgagccAAGTTCCTGCATTGTAAGGTGCATTGAAATCAACTATTGATTTAGTAAGTATTTATTGTGTAATAAGTGGaggggtgatttaaaaaaaaaaactttcttatGGGATACTGGGAAAACCGCGATAAAGACGAAAACAAAGGgcaaacatattttgcaatacaCTTCATTTTTGTGGAGCCAACGGGACACACGTGATGGATTTTTACTGCGTAATCGGGAAAAGTGGAGTTCATTTAGCAGCGGTTACGTTGACAAAGGCGACAAGAAGGTGGGGGTGATTTCTTGAAAATTCGTAATCCTCCCCCGCGTGGGCTTGTCAACAAAACCTTGAGCTGTAAATAccggtggaggaggaggagtaggaGGGGGACTTTTGCTTTCCTCCTGGCCGACTTGCTGTGCACCAATCCGGGCGAAGCGTGAGCGGAAAGGCCCGCCCCTTGCCGAGAAACCACGCCGGGGCTCGCTATAAAAGCTCTCGCTGCTCGCTCCCAACTCAGAATAACGACAGACGAGACAATTTGTTTTCCATCCCCTCCCCACTGGAATACACGAGCTCCATTTGCttctttttgaaatatttttgcacCACACTCCTCCATCCTACGCTCGCTCGCGTCACGATCACGCGTGGATTATAACTATGACTCTTGAGGAGATCCGCGGACAGGAAAGCACGATGGAACACAACGAGAGGTGAGTCTTGGACGCAAACCGCACGGATATATTTTGGTTTATGTTGATTTTTGTGCAGGAgtataaagtgttttttttttcttgtggaaaaaaaaaagggtgcaaAGTGCAGGCACGGCACTGGAGGAGCTGCTGCTCGCCGCTAAGAAGCAAGATTACCTGACAATCGGCGTGTACGAGTCGGCTAAAGTCATGAATGTGTGAGTATTTTTTGAACGCATtggagaatttttttaattttttttatttttattttttttaaaataaatttgatgCCCAAATTCAAATGTCTTCTTCCTTCCGCAACAGCGACCCGGACAGCGTCGCCTTCTGCGTGCTGGCCAGCGACCAGGAGCACGCGTGCGACATCGCCCTGCAGATCCACTTCACGCTCATCCAGGCGTTCTGCTTCGACAACGACATCAACGTGGTGCGCGTCACCGACATCGAGCGCCTCGCCGACCTGGTGGGCGCAGACGAGGGCGGCGAGCCCAAGGACGCCCACTGCATCCTCGTCACGGTAAAGGAGCCGTCATTGAACGCGACAAAATGCGGGGACGGGGGACGGGGGGGATTAAAAATGAGAATAACTTGGCAAGGAGCTTCTTACAGTGACACATGGGTTAATTTAGGAATGTTGCATACCATAGCAGTACAACTATTCACCCTTGAGTGCTTCCTGATACCGATACCAAGTACGACTTGTACTTTTGAGCCATCACATTTTAATTCCCACAATGACAGATAgttggaaataaaaacatttcttgcTTTCTTCCTGACAATTGGCCATTGTGCCAACTTTTAAGTATCTATGTCTGGTTATCATTCAAATAAGTCCAATATTTGCACGATACTGATACTACGTATCggtgtattgtatttattaaagtttttccccattatttatatgtaaatatattttttttttccccccattccaGAGCCCCAGTGCAAATCCATGGAAGGACCCCGCTCTGGACAAACTGAGTCTCTTCTGCGAGCAGAGCCGCAGCATGTGCGACTGGGTGCCCACCATCACCTTCCCGGAACGCTGACTCAGTCACTCGCCCCCCAAAATCTTGTTGAAGATGCATCGACGATGATGATAAGAAAGAAAGTCAAGGCTTCACTTTAAGGGTGTTCCGGGCCTTTCTTCCTCCCGTTTGTCTGGATTAATAGGCTGTGTGGCTGGAGTGGAAAGCTCACCATCTCATTTCCTCCCCCGCCCCAACCTGCCCGATCCCTGCTTCCACGTGCAGGGTGAAAGCAGCCTTCCAGGCAGTGCATTCTGGGTCAGGACGTTGTGGATTATACCCTGAGGGGAGAAAGACTCAGAAGCCAATAAAGAGGGGGACGGGCGGGGGTGGCAACGGACACTTGGGGAGGCGTCGCGAGAGCGATGACAGCCCACACGATGATTGGCGAGAAGACGTCGGCGGTGCGTGGGCACGACTGCATCAGACCGTGCAGAGGTGGATGCGAGAAAGTGCGGAGGCTGGACCGGAGCTCATCAGATGGGAGTGATGCTGATCCGGGAAGAGAGTGgcttaacaaaaaataaataaaagactgGACATTTTCTTCAAGTGCAGAtatcaatagaaaaaaaataatcttgatTTGAGCTGcacttttaatgacattttatgaACTTTGATGAGCGCTTACTTTCTTGGAAACCGTGCAAGCGAAGCGAAGCAAGCATTCATTTGAATTTGCACGCATTTTGTTCATGAGCTgtgaataaatatttgaaatcaaCTGCCTTCTCGATTCAGAAGTGTTCTTTCACCTTTTGCTTCAGCGGCTTCTTAACAAAGGCTATTCACTAGAAAGTATGCAAAAGTTCTCCAGCAAAGCAAAATCGCATCAGTGCTTATTAGTCATGCAACATGACTAACTGAGGTGTGACATTTTGAGCAGAGAAACTGCAATCCACACCAGAGTGTATTCTCAAGAGAGTAAAGCAGACGGTATGCAAAACACCACAGGAAGCAACACCAAGTTGGTCATTACATGTCCTGCAAAAAAGATTAAAATGGAGGAAACTCATCAATAGGAGCAGAGGAAGCACAGAACGCACCAAAGTGTATTCCAAAGACCGTATGCAAAACTTCACAGTTTGCAAACACCTTGTTGGTAATTACTAGTCCTTTTGGCATCTAAATATAGCAGTTAATTTGAAGAATTATCACATACGAGGGTATTCAAAAGATTCGAATGCAGACGTTATGCAAAGGTTTTCAAGGAACTTGATGCCGTGACAATAATTAGTAGGACtgcaaaaatactttattgGTGTCTTTGACAGCCTTGGCCATctgtttgaggaaatacagtacatacagtgcaGCGGAGTGGAAAGCGAACAATATGTAAAAATTCAACACCGTGTTGttcagcaaaaaagaaaaaacaaagaggtcagaggtcactATTACAAAGACAGGATGAAAAGGTTCAACCTCAAGATGTGCCAATCCAACAATTATTAGTCttgcataaaacaaaagagatgcACGACTCACACTCAGGGAAATATtgcatgatttttaaaaatatacatgtataGTTTTGATgtttacagcaaacaaaaagcAGAAATTAACCGTCTCTAGAAACTACAATATTACGatacaaacaatcaaaaatcaatcaaaatgatttaATGTAGAAATCAGGCATTGATTTGttctctgaaaagtattttcccaagtgtcTATCAAATCTATGTAATGTAcgattactgaaataaattgattaCTATTGAGATGTGCTTGTACAAATGCATGGTAAAGTAtacatatattgtgttttacaacaatgcgtatctatatttataatatataatgtacCTGCGGATGAAAAAGCGAAGGTGGTGGTCAAACTGTACACGAGCGGTAAGTACCGCGCCGGTTACAATCACATGAACGACTTTTAAAATATCAATACTCTTGCTTTTATTCTCGGCCACTCTCCGTAGCAAACCgtttcttccttaactattactCCATCTTTTTAGGATTtcataaatgtgataaagttcAATACATTGGATCGGGACCGGGTTTGactgcgaatagtgaaaatctgaaaataattgAAGGCCAttatataattgcattgaaaaaatacatatactttTTAACTCCAAAAATTCTCGAATA contains:
- the gadd45ga gene encoding growth arrest and DNA-damage-inducible, gamma a — translated: MTLEEIRGQESTMEHNERVQSAGTALEELLLAAKKQDYLTIGVYESAKVMNVDPDSVAFCVLASDQEHACDIALQIHFTLIQAFCFDNDINVVRVTDIERLADLVGADEGGEPKDAHCILVTSPSANPWKDPALDKLSLFCEQSRSMCDWVPTITFPER